The Neodiprion lecontei isolate iyNeoLeco1 chromosome 2, iyNeoLeco1.1, whole genome shotgun sequence genome segment ACCGGGATTTGAGGTTGTGATTGGACAACTACTGCCTTTTTTCTCATCTGTTTCTCATGGACAGGCTACGACTTTGGGGTGCTGCTTTCAGGGGCCACCTTTCAGTTGATTTCAAGCGAAGAGAAGGCCTCTCCGTTCTTCATTGGTAGAAGAGTCGTGTTTGGTCTATTCGGCTGGGTGCTTCGATGCCCTCGCTATTGCCGAAAATACAATCGACCATTGTGGCCGTTGACTAAATGGCTGTAGGATATAGCGACGCTCTCGCGGAGGTTTTAACGCATCACACGGCCACTGGCACAGTATAAGTTGTCATAACTCATCATATATGCATCCAAAATACCCAAAAATTCACTCAAAATTACATCACGGTCTTCTGTAAATACTTTTCTGCGCACAACTATTTATGCAGCGGAAACTAACTACTCTGAGGTTAGAAATCAAGGAGTGTCCGCGTACTGAGGTTAGTTTGAGAAATTCAAATCTACGCCTGACGCGGCAATCATCGGCAACCCACCGAACTTACTAACCTACCTACTAACATACGCGCGTCTCCTGCACGCGCGCCAGTATCGCGCATGCTTCGATAGTTGGTGCGTGGCCTTCGAATTCTTCGGTCAGCGCGTTTGGATCCGTGGTTTGGATTCATCCGAAACCCCCGAAACTCAGATGATAGAAATTTTAAAGGACGACGATAATTTGAAGTACAACTTTCACCGCACACACGAATAAATCTTCGTATAATAATCATGTCTTAATATTACTTGTCTTCAACAATAGTTCCTTCTTCGCGCGGTTCAATTTCAACCATTCGGCGGCATCTCAACTGGCTATCTATGAAGTTAGTCACTGATTTACCATGTGACACACGGAAATGGTAAAAATGTCGCCATTTTCGTACTTATGCTGTCGAATTAGTTTGTATATAGCTGTGACGTGTGAAGAGCAGATAGCCCTCTTTTGCGTTGATCTGAACATTTTTCTGAgtaaataatttcgaatttcttgAGGCTATTGCAACGAATGAAATACCTCAATCGGATTGGATATCAAATTATGACATACAATTGATACTCAAGTCTTTTGCAAGACTGAAAGGCTGTTAAGTGGTAAAGTAATCACTGTTAACTCAGATTTTTACATTTAAAGGTCCACTCCTGAATTTTACATGAATGTACAGATGTACAGTGGGCGTTTGGTATTCCCACTGATTTTATCCGCCCGCTTTTAACAGTTTTCTCCCATCGTTTTCTGTTTGTCATTTCTGGAATTCCAACGTGAACTATACTAATCTATCAATTAACATTGTAGAGTTGCGTTGTCATTGAAATATCAGTGCATTTTTCACTTGTACTTCGAAATTCATTTGACTGCTtgcttttataataataagtttctgcattttttttactcctcgATGTCAACGTGTTGTTCACCAAACAATTATTCATGGATCATTACAGCAGCTATTCTGTAGTGTCATTTAAGTCTGTGTCAATTCTAAAGCAAGTTTGTGTATGTTGCAGCTCGTTTAAAATTGCTATCACAGATGCCATACATTCTGGTTAGGGGTAACCTTGCTTCGTATAGTCACAGGTATCCCTGGAGAGTCCTTGTCTCAGGTCTTAAAGGTACGCGATATATAATCACACAGTTGTTAAGAGGGTAGAATTGATCATTAGTACATAtccaaatatttcaaattacattTAGCATAGTGAAAGGTGATTTGCTTTTGTCTTCTACCCCTTTAATATTTAGCTTGTAGTAACATCATTCCTCAATTTTAAAATCCCATCGCTTATCGTTGGATGGAATCAtagaatatttaattataaatacatgCAAAATTCACTTTTCATTCAGTTTTCATCTGATCACGTGGCTTCTGGAAATTTATCTTAGATGCTGTATTCACAATCATTAAATCATTCATTTAGAGTCCCTAGAATTTCGTACACTTTCATATCCTATCAAGAAATTACTAATACTCAACCTACCTTTAGATTTGGATAGCAATATTCAATTACTATGGTTTCATGtacataaattgaaaaaaacttcTCATTTATTGAGCCAATAAGTGAAGTGGTGCAAATATTAGCTGAACAAAAATCCTAATCAGcttcatatttattattatcttacGTACAGTGTAAAGATACGTTATCGCCAAGGTATCAATTCAGTGAATTTTGCACTTTTGTAATGTGACTCCAGTTAGCATTGATTTATTTTAGCTGCTGACATAGAACAGTTGACTCGGTTTGCTTCTGGAGGGTACTGTGACGACTCCACTATCGTTTACCTACAACATCCCTGCGTCGTTTTAACTGCATTAGAAGTACTTGGTTACAAAGTTGTCGCATCCTCAAGTACCAGTGTCAAACAGGACTACAATGAGTACATGTGGACTATGAGAAAGGATTTTGCTGAGCCTGAACCTGAGCCACCAATTAAAACTGGTATGTGGGTTATATTCTATTGCATTTAGTTGTATGgaacatttttattaataagtAAACTGTCGTAATAAGAatactattattactattacgtTCAACATAACTTCTAACAAGTAAGTGGGTTGATTCGTAAATTCCACGGACAATTACTctgattataaattttgtacaaatctGACAAAATTAATGTTTCAAGTGTTGTATTTTGGAACACCAAGtttaatgtttaaaaatatttttatgcttGATTTATTTACCTTTGTCAATCTTTCCTTTATGTACATCTATGTCCTTACGAACTCTCGAAATGCCCAAAGTTGAGGAACCAAAAaagtcgataaaaatataattactcgaaaattaaaatgaaagtaaaagaGGAACGACAAAGAAAATCGGATTTTCACGGTCCGAAACACTGTTTTGCATTTGATTCATGGCATTTAATATCCCCTCCACGAATGTAAGAAATTTCCCCTCTCGTCCCTGCTTAATTACTTATCCCTATTTCATCCCCATGCCCTCAGCGCCACCTTTTCTAATGTCAGTCAATGTCCGTGTTTCATATAGCGTCAAGAtctgtgaataaaattttaataattctgCAAAATCGTTTTGCCGTTTACTTACGAATTTAAACGATTTTATCAACTTTGCGCACCTTATATGATGTGCAAAACAATTTCGCCCCCTCTAATGTAATTTCTATCAGCATTACGAtctttggtgaaaatttgaggTTATGTTCTAGCGGTTTTGACATTTAAAGATTGTAATGCACGCGTATGAGCtgtcaaatattataaatccTTTTTTATTCTGTGTGTGGCAAACGGTTGGAATAACCGAATGACATTCTGTTTGTTTGacgtcattttatttttaaactgcaAGATTCTGAGAGATGCAAATGcgcattgtttttttttagcaacTTCTGAAAATGAATGCAATGCATTAAATAGATCGATTATTTACGAGAATGTATGTATGTTCATATACGTACATGTTTAAActgagaaaataaaactaagGTGCCAGTAGCGTGTTTGAGTGTGAAAGAGAACAATTTTTTGCTCACAATGGTGAAAAAACGAAGTATTGTGTGGAACTATTATAACAAAAAGGTAGACGGAGCGCAGGTGATTGCATTTTGCAAGTTCTGTGATCAATCTTACATTCAAAATGCAACACGGATGGAACGGCACATGGAGCGTTGCCCGAAATGCCCCGAGGATGTAAGGCAACAGTTTATCCAAGTTGCACACAGTAAAAAGAATAAAGGTACTATCCAGAGCATCAAAAAGACTGATGTGTGGTCTAGTCAGGAAGCTTCAGCTCAATTTGAACAAAGTAATATCACAGATACTGAGCTTGACAATTTAGATGACTGGGGATACAAACAGCAAATTTATACTGACGTCTCAAGCAACAATGTTCCACCAAATATTGAACTTGTGATGCAAACTGGAACGCAATGGGCCAATAGAGATGGTGATATACAAAGTAATGAGTCTAGTAGCAATGCTGGAACCAACAGGGAATGGGATGGAAATCGCGATGTGACGGAAGCTGCTTCTGGGGGTAAACTTGATTACAACAAAATTTCTCCTTTCTTTGActtcttcaatttcatatttttttttgttctcaacTCAAATTGTTCCCAGCTGGATCACAAGAACGCGGAACCACCGgtcaagaaagaaaaacctACGGCTCAAAAAGGATTTCTCCATGTTCATTAATCACAAGGCATTCTCCGGGGTACTTTTCActgcaaaataaaatttaccaaGAACAGTTACTGGAGAAAAGAGCTGCTAGACGCACTGCTGAATTGGAACTCAGGCGCAAAACTTTGGAACTAGAAAGATTTCAGTGGGAATACGAAAGAGATAAAGCTCACAGTGAACTACGCTGGGCTCATGAAACTCGGATGATGCAACTCAAGGAAGAACGTGAACGACAAATCATCGATCAGAGTAGAAGTAGACTGCCTCATGTTATATGATACATGACTCCCGGCTGTTtagaagaagcaaaaaagctgtaaaataattgaatcgcTTAGGAGCCATTCAAATATTACGTCACGCTATTCTTGGCCATTTTGGATCCCCCTCCCCCACATCCCACATcgtaaaacagttttttactCCCTTCTCTTCGTTAGATGATCTATTTCGTTCGCACAtttcgccccccccccccccctcccctttatataattgaaaatttgttaataataTGACGGATAATGTTAATTGCCTGTGACACTACGAGTGTAATCCGTCCCAACCCCCCCCCCATCGCAGGTCGTCACAGTGAGGCTAAGCCCTACCCCCCTGAAAGTGCGACGTAATATTTAAACGGACCCATATAACGGTTActgaatacaaaatttcattattttgagATGCGGCATCTAAATCTCATCTAAATGGTGCTTGATCACAAAAAGCAATTATTCGAAGACAAAGATTTGAAGTTTATTACATGTCAGTTAACAATGTAATACAATAAATGCATAAATAAagatttcattcttttttagtcatcgtacatattttttttcaatcccttACTCAAGAATTGGAAACAAGTTTGTTGAATTCTGTATATTAGGTGAGTGTGTGTACCAAATTGGAACTTTAATAGCAATATCCTTTTGCATTCTAGAATTAAAAGACAACGTCATTTAAAGTTTTTCTACTACCAGAGTTTTCAAGTATTGAGAAGCCATGTCTGAGAAACTGGTTAGCATGATCAGCACGGAAAGTTATTCTTACGTCGCCGTAAAGGGTTCTCCTTTTGCGACTGATTGTGCAGTATTTGGTCTATCGAATGAGGAGACCGTGGCACTCACTAGACGCTTTCCAAACTCTGGCCAAAATGTGGTCAATGGCATTACAATCAAAGGTGACTATGTagtgataaaattattatgtttttaccatttgttttcaatttaagAAATAATTTGCCAACTATTCTAAACTGCTGACAAAATTgacttggttttttttttttttttttttttatttttttttttttacgttcaaGGACCACCAGTTCCTGTTATAAACGTTTTGGCGGAGCTTGGTTACAAGGTTGTCTCTAGTACAGGGGAAGCAGAAATACTTTGGACTCTGCAAAGAGAAATTTAAGCGTCACTTGAACACTTGATGTATTAACCTcagaatatacatgtataatcgAGCACCATTTGCACAATGAATGTTGAACAAAGCCACAAACCTTTTCGCTTGAATGAATGTCTCCGTGAAATGATACCAAAAATCTgtgaaaatatgttaaaaCAAATTGACGCCACGTGCGTTCAGCGTGGACCAAAACTCTCAGCGTAACTTATAATCTAAAAATGTTACGAGATTCTGTAAcaatttgtttcttctttgtttcattttctttttttactcccaATTTGCCTTGATTTCAAACTGACGTTATAGTAACCGCAGTTTTAGAAATAGTGATAAAGGTATCCCTCTTGTAAGTAGTATACTATTCTGAAACgaatcgtatttttttaaagcaaCCACTATCAAAGATGCaacagaacaaaaaaaattagaataagtAGTTACCATTTAACGTAGGAATATACAAATACTATTGGTGTATTGGATTAATTCAGCTTAAACTGGGATGGTGATTACCAAGAAGGAAGATATTGTCattgattgaattttacaacatgAAACTACTAAAcaattgtcaattttattattctattttaatttacatatgaatatacaactataaatatatatatatatgtgtttaTATAAGTTTGTTAATCTATTTTAAGTTTATACCGACAACTTATTTACATATgagtatacaaatatatatacctatactgtatatatatatatatatatatatatatatatatttgtagcaaatgaataatatttcttatGAAGAAATTGTATCTCGTAAATCTGCATATGGACAcaacgatcaatttttttttcattaattctcATGGATTACAGAAAGGTGTGTCAGTACTGAAGACTGATTTTCACTCAGTCTGCGCATATCCGAGATGACGTCACAGAAATCACTTAAATAGGTTACTTGAGATTACTCATTTATTTTCGTATACTATGCTTGCTGAAAATACAAGTTTGTGCGGTCAACAGTTGGAAAAGTAATAACATAAACACTAAAGGACAAACTACCAAGCCTCATTGACGTCACCTTGGATGGGTTTTCTGATTGGTTTAACCAAAGCGTAGCGGTATTAACCGTATGTTAACCCTCCGTCGGCCAACATGGACGATACCACAGCCCCGTACCCCCGCCCCctcaaaaaaaatcttaccAAAAGCCCGCCATTTTTCACCCGGCCGTTGTCAAGTACGGGACGCTAGAGGAGAGCCAGGCCAAATCGTCCATGTTGGCTGACTGTGTTGCTTTTTGGCGTAATTGAAGTAGGtccaaaatttgtatttttctcttcattttaaCACTTCAAAACATAGTACATAAACCTAACCTGCAACAAGAAGTTTTTAGCGAGCTATCATATCAAAAAGTGATGTTTTCGGGTGCTTATTTTTCCGGTACATTCAGGTTGGTCTGGAGTTTGTATTTTCTCAGTAGTCTTGACATTTCTAACATACAATCGGAACATTTAACCCCGAAAACAATCATTTacagtgaaaaattatcataaattCTGGTATACTACGTTTACCAATTTATAATTACTAAATAAGTTAAACTTTCTAacgaaaactattggaatatCAAGTAGAGATCTGAGATagattacttgaattttttttggattgTTAGGAAGTTCCTAAGTGTGGGCAAAAGAAGGAAGTAGCTCAATTTTATAGAAACATGCACCTTACAAAATAGCCCATATTGAGATGCCGAAATAAATAGGGTTTTTTTTGAGTGGAGTCCAATGGGAATAggttttcataaaaaattataacaagtTTGAAACCCTACAATATCTTTTCTTCATAACAATTTGTTGCTGAGATATCgattattaataaaatgagcactctgaaatttttgaatattcaacaatttctactgattgaaaatttcgtaattAACATTGGATTATTAAGTAGGCACCTGAAACTGAATACCTGcgtttttccgaaatttttgaaaagccCTAAGTGGGGGAAAAAGAGCTGAAGACGAAATTATTCATGTTGACAGGCAATGTCAGTGAGAAGAAACCATATGGTCGGCAAAGGGTTAATGATATGAAATCTAAACTAAACGGTAGTACCACAACCtgtaacaaaattgaattataaacCTATACTGAACtctttcacatttcaaactGGTTAAATTTCTGACCGTCAAACACAAAAACTGAATCAGTTAtgttaatgtaaaaaaaaaaatttctctcacttAAGTAGTCTTACGATGGATTGGTTAGCTATTAGATTCTGCCACCAGCTATTATTCCACATCGGTAACACACCTGTCATGTAATTTCTGTAGTGAATGTTTATGCGTTTCAAGTGATTGATATTCATAATATATTATGAATCTGATCATGCTGATAGAGTtgattttaacaattttttaaaacatcttacttaatttcaattaaatatttttaaaccgaTGTTGAATATCTTGACAGTTTATTTGATTGGGAGcattaaatatttgaatcaaGGTTTTATAGTGTGTTTATAAAACCATTTAAAGTACTTGAATAGGTTCAAATTATTGACAGACGTTTTCACTGGTTGaatgaacgtttttttttattagaaattatttatttaacaatttaacTTAACACTATAGCAAATACTTGCACAGTTATGGGGTTTGGAACGTGTTTAGTATCCCGATCAAGATGTGAGGGTTAAAATATCCTTTTATTTTTAGCTAagcaccatttttttttttttgttaacaaCTAATTGTATGATCGTATAAAGATTTGAACgatgtattattttatttctgaacatttttttttttagcgactttttaatatattatacaaggtGAAGGGAATAACTTTGTAAGTTATTTAATGGAATTTAAGTTTGGTAATTGAGGGACACTATAgtgtttattttcaaacaaacttGTACCTAAAGAAAACTGTACCTTGCACTGTTGTTTTACTGTTTGAGAAGTCACAAACTAAtctattatacattattattcgAGTCCCACATTCCATAATGATTGTATTTCCTATATTACGTgattgaatataataatatatgacAACATTGTATTCTTATTTCGGCATCATACTCCTGTTTATTATCATATCAgtggaataaaatatattaacaaaataattgaatagtGAATTAGCTTCTGTCGGAACATTAAAAGAATGTACAAGTTTCAGGGAAACCAATATGGCACATCACAGCAAAGAACATTCTTGCTCATCTGAGGAGGTATCATCAATTCGACAGACATTCGCTCAAATGGAGTTTGAGCGTGGGATCTGGTTTGCAGGTAAATATTCATtcagtattattttattttaatagcTTTGATGacatcgatttttctttaccgTAACATTCTTTCCAGCTCAACAAGATTATATAAATCGTGTCAAATATCTGCTAACGAAAGGAGCCCTTGTCGACAGAGTGGATTCGGCCGGTTACACAGCCCTGCATTACGCCGCTCGAAATGGTCATTATTGGGTGTGTAAATTACTATTGGATAACGGAGCGTACGTTAATGCTAAAACCCGAGCAGGGAACGCCACTGCCCTTCACAGAGCAGCAACCCAAGGGCACATTAGGATCATTGAATACCTTCTGGAATGCGGAGCAAAGACAAATATGAAAGATGCTGATGGTTACACTGCTCTACATAGAGCAATTATAGCAGATTCGATTAGCGTGTGTCGAA includes the following:
- the LOC107224257 gene encoding uncharacterized protein LOC107224257 isoform X2 — translated: MPYILVRGNLASYSHRYPWRVLVSGLKAADIEQLTRFASGGYCDDSTIVYLQHPCVVLTALEVLGYKVVASSSTSVKQDYNEYMWTMRKDFAEPEPEPPIKTVSGKPIWHITAKNILAHLRRYHQFDRHSLKWSLSVGSGLQLNKII
- the LOC107224257 gene encoding ankyrin repeat domain-containing protein 39 homolog isoform X1, producing MPYILVRGNLASYSHRYPWRVLVSGLKAADIEQLTRFASGGYCDDSTIVYLQHPCVVLTALEVLGYKVVASSSTSVKQDYNEYMWTMRKDFAEPEPEPPIKTECTSFRETNMAHHSKEHSCSSEEVSSIRQTFAQMEFERGIWFAAQQDYINRVKYLLTKGALVDRVDSAGYTALHYAARNGHYWVCKLLLDNGAYVNAKTRAGNATALHRAATQGHIRIIEYLLECGAKTNMKDADGYTALHRAIIADSISVCRILVPLTDLKITDKLGRTPLQLATEKGNEKIVSLIEEHQ
- the LOC107224256 gene encoding uncharacterized protein LOC107224256 — protein: MVKKRSIVWNYYNKKVDGAQVIAFCKFCDQSYIQNATRMERHMERCPKCPEDVRQQFIQVAHSKKNKGTIQSIKKTDVWSSQEASAQFEQSNITDTELDNLDDWGYKQQIYTDVSSNNVPPNIELVMQTGTQWANRDGDIQSNESSSNAGTNREWDGNRDVTEAASGAGSQERGTTGQERKTYGSKRISPCSLITRHSPGYFSLQNKIYQEQLLEKRAARRTAELELRRKTLELERFQWEYERDKAHSELRWAHETRMMQLKEERERQIIDQSRSRLPHVI
- the LOC107224257 gene encoding uncharacterized protein LOC107224257 isoform X3, producing the protein MPYILVRGNLASYSHRYPWRVLVSGLKAADIEQLTRFASGGYCDDSTIVYLQHPCVVLTALEVLGYKVVASSSTSVKQDYNEYMWTMRKDFAEPEPEPPIKTGKPIWHITAKNILAHLRRYHQFDRHSLKWSLSVGSGLQLNKII